A portion of the Halobacillus ihumii genome contains these proteins:
- a CDS encoding AMP-binding protein, translating to MSVIGTSIREVAERYPERIAIETWREQISYKEFYQSTQLLQRKLTFLFPKGKGKKIGYLLPNEPKWIKLFIAISSMGGIAIPFDPKWSPLQLSEVIKDAEPDLVVYDQAFAHQFEGINTVKTFTLEALELLSPTGEVVSDFSGQDPFYIGYTSGTTGQPKGFIRSHASWADCFSLGRQVFSLTEEDKILCPGPLVHSHFLYAAMQCLHIGSTLHLCSSFSADEVWELLHTRSITVMYMVPTMFEALTRIRGSKVSNHLTTLISSGAKWRGHSKEKVSAVFPHASVYEFYGASELSFVSFRKVNDDTLPEGSLGKPFPSVEISILSDSGQPVPQGEVGTLFVKSPWVFNGYVNRPEETAKVFHGDWATVNDLAFVNEEGHIILKGRKQNMIISGGLNIYPEEVEQVIQRHSAIQEAAVLGVEDEYWGQKVVAFVTLAEGRKLVMDEVNAYIAKVLPKYKCPKEWIQLQKFPYTGSGKIARKKLQIPKRSS from the coding sequence GTGTCTGTTATCGGTACGAGCATAAGAGAAGTAGCTGAGAGATATCCTGAGCGGATAGCTATAGAAACGTGGAGGGAGCAAATCAGTTATAAGGAGTTCTATCAGTCTACTCAACTCCTTCAGCGTAAACTCACATTTTTATTTCCTAAAGGCAAGGGAAAAAAGATTGGGTACTTGCTTCCTAATGAACCAAAATGGATAAAACTATTTATAGCCATCAGTTCAATGGGAGGGATTGCAATTCCATTCGACCCTAAATGGAGTCCACTCCAGTTATCCGAGGTTATAAAAGATGCTGAACCAGATCTAGTGGTCTATGATCAGGCTTTTGCTCATCAATTTGAAGGTATAAATACAGTTAAAACCTTTACGTTAGAAGCTTTAGAGCTGCTTTCTCCAACTGGTGAGGTGGTGAGTGATTTTTCCGGTCAGGACCCATTTTATATAGGATATACATCAGGTACTACAGGACAGCCGAAGGGTTTTATAAGAAGTCATGCATCCTGGGCGGATTGTTTCTCCCTGGGACGTCAGGTTTTTTCCTTAACAGAAGAAGATAAGATACTATGTCCTGGCCCCCTTGTTCATTCACATTTTCTGTATGCTGCTATGCAGTGTTTACATATAGGGTCCACCTTACATCTGTGTTCCTCTTTCTCTGCGGACGAAGTTTGGGAACTTCTTCATACAAGATCCATTACGGTAATGTATATGGTTCCGACTATGTTTGAAGCATTGACTAGGATAAGGGGCAGTAAGGTGAGCAATCATTTAACTACATTAATCTCTTCTGGGGCAAAGTGGAGAGGTCATTCTAAGGAAAAAGTTAGTGCAGTGTTTCCGCATGCATCTGTTTATGAATTTTACGGGGCTTCTGAATTAAGTTTCGTTAGCTTTCGTAAGGTGAATGACGACACTCTGCCTGAAGGTTCGCTCGGGAAGCCTTTCCCGAGTGTAGAGATTTCAATTCTCTCGGACAGCGGACAACCTGTACCCCAAGGGGAAGTTGGTACTCTGTTTGTGAAGAGTCCATGGGTGTTCAATGGATATGTAAATCGACCTGAGGAAACGGCAAAGGTTTTTCATGGTGATTGGGCCACGGTTAATGATCTGGCATTTGTTAATGAAGAAGGTCATATCATCCTAAAAGGTCGGAAACAGAATATGATCATTAGCGGTGGCCTTAATATTTACCCTGAAGAGGTGGAACAGGTGATCCAAAGACATTCGGCTATTCAAGAAGCTGCTGTGCTGGGTGTGGAGGATGAGTATTGGGGTCAGAAGGTGGTGGCTTTTGTGACTCTTGCAGAAGGAAGGAAATTAGTTATGGACGAGGTGAATGCTTACATAGCTAAGGTTTTGCCTAAATATAAATGCCCAAAAGAATGGATCCAGTTACAAAAGTTCCCTTATACAGGAAGCGGAAAAATAGCCAGGAAGAAACTTCAAATCCCTAAAAGGAGCAGTTAG
- a CDS encoding biotin transporter BioY, translated as MKLKTMVYASLFAAIIGALGLLPPIVTPFTPVPITAQTLGVMLAGSILGAKRGGLSLLVFVLLVSIGVPLLSGGRGGLGVLFGPSGGYIMAWPIAAFFIGAFVELFWKKLNIGLYIAINVVGGIILVYAFGVTYLSIMTETPWAKAAWAALVFIPGDLVKVVAASLLAKQINRVYPLIEMDRRIHKTSKAA; from the coding sequence AAAACAATGGTTTATGCATCTTTATTTGCGGCAATAATCGGGGCGCTAGGTTTGCTGCCGCCTATTGTCACACCTTTTACGCCAGTACCTATAACGGCGCAAACTCTAGGAGTAATGCTGGCAGGCTCTATATTAGGTGCCAAACGGGGCGGGTTAAGTCTATTAGTCTTTGTTTTACTCGTTTCAATCGGTGTACCATTGCTCTCAGGAGGTCGAGGAGGACTCGGGGTGCTTTTCGGTCCTTCCGGCGGCTATATTATGGCTTGGCCAATTGCAGCTTTTTTCATTGGGGCTTTTGTAGAACTTTTCTGGAAAAAGCTCAATATAGGCCTCTATATAGCTATTAATGTGGTGGGGGGAATTATCTTAGTTTACGCGTTTGGGGTGACCTACCTTTCCATCATGACAGAAACGCCTTGGGCTAAGGCGGCATGGGCGGCATTGGTTTTTATCCCAGGTGACCTTGTAAAGGTTGTTGCAGCCTCCTTACTAGCTAAACAAATTAATCGGGTTTATCCATTAATTGAAATGGACAGACGTATTCATAAAACATCTAAAGCGGCCTAA